In Candidatus Manganitrophus morganii, the genomic window TGCCTCATCCCTCAACGAGGGGCAACACCACAAACGGGGTGTTTTGCGGGAGGACCGGCCAAGGAGAGGGAGGAGCGGGGGCCGTTGTTTCCGGAATTTTTACGACGGAGTCGGGCCGGCACACCGGCAAGATCGTTATGGCCGTCCGTTGATTTGAAAATTTGACTTTGCCGAACGGAATTTCCTAAGATGGTATACTATCCATCGCAAGCCGATGTCGCGGGAGGGATCGCATTGATGGGGATATTCCACAAAGGGAAAAGGGTCGTCTATTTAAAAGAGGCGGTTTCGCCGGTTCTTGTTGTTTTTCTTCTCCTCTTCCTCTCCGCCTGTGCGACGGAGCGGTATCAGGGGCCGGTCAGCGGCATCTCGGCCAACGCCCAGCTCACACAGACGTTGGCCCTTGGAAAGGTGGTCGATCGGCTCGATTTCAGCGGGTATTCCGGAAAAAATGTCTTCCTGGATGTTGTGACCCTCACCGAGCGACTGACGGAGCGCAGTCCCGAGGAAGCGTTTATCCATTCCTGGTTGACGGAGAAGCTCTTCGACCAGGGGGTTCGCGTGGTTGACGCCGAGGCCGACGCCGATCTGAGGCTGACCGCCCGGGCCCGCGCGTTCGGGGTCGATCGCATCCGACGCGATCTCCCTTTTATTTATTACGCGGAGGTTACCCGCGGCCTGGCCGATTTCCACTTCGCCCTCTACGATCTGAAGGAAGGACGCCTCCTTGCCACGTTCGACCGCTTCGAGCGGGTTTCGGTTCGCGAGAGTTTTTGGTTTTACATCATCGGGCCGAATCGGACGGTGGATTAAATGAGATCTCCTCGAATCGTTCTTTTCTTTTTTCTGATCTTCCTCCCGGCTGGTTGTGCGACGATGATCCCGACCGAGCCGACCTCCGGAATGGGATCGACCGCCCAAAAGGGAATCGCGGCGGCGCTCGATCATAATCTTGCCTTAGAGACCGATCTGGTTGAAGGTAAGAAGGTTTCGGTGCGTGTCGAAACGTTGGGGGAGGTGTCGCTTTCCTCGGCGATCCGCGCTTATGCGCGGTCGGTGTTGGTGGAAGAGGTCGAAACGGCCGGGGGAGCGGTGGTTCCCGAAGGAGAGCTTTCCATCACCGCGAAGATCGATGCCGCCGGAATTGCCGCTTTCAGCAGGAGCTTTCGCCTTCGCAGTGGCGGGAACTTTTCCATCCCCCTCTGGTACAGCGAAACGACCAAAGGGGAGTCGCACGTCATCCTCGTCTACCAAGATGCCGAAGGAAACCCTCTCCGGACGATCGTAAATCGGAAGGACGTTCCGCACCGCGATATTTATCTCTTTTATTTCTTCGGGCTTTCCGAAACCCCTTGAGCCGGCGCGCTCCCGCATTGGGTTACATCAGCCACCGCTTTTTCATCAACGAATAAGAGAAAAAAGAGGCGGCCAGTCCGACCAAAAACAAGTAGGCCCATTCCGGGGCGAAATTCGAGAACCGGTTCCCCTCCAAAAGGATCGACCGGATCGGCTCATAAAACCAGTAGGAGGGGAGAAGGGGCGCCACCGCCGTGAGTTTTTGCGAAAAATCGGAGAGCGCGGAAGGGAGGAGGTGCGGCAGATAGACGAGAACCCCGAGCGTCCGGGCGCTCGCCTGGTTGCGGCATAAAAAACCGACAAAAATTCCAAAGGCGCTGAAGCAGAAACTCCCGGCGATCAGAAAGGCCGCATAACTGAAGCCCCCTCCCAGATCGAAACCGAATCTTCCGAGCAGATGGAGGAAGAGCACGCCGGTGCAGATTAAAATCATCCCTAAAAATAACTTCGCCGCCAGCCACTCCGTTTCCCGGACCGGCGTCTGCAGAAGCCCCAAGAGGAGTTTCTTCTCTTTTTCTTCGGCGACTTGCGCCGGCAAGATAATAAAACCCACCAGCAAGACCAGCATCAAGACCCAAGTCGACAGTGTCTGCTTTTGGACCGCGCTTTCCTGAAGCGGCCGAATCTCGGAAATCCAATGTTCGCGATTTCCCTCGACGGCATTT contains:
- a CDS encoding ABC transporter permease, giving the protein MIRNIITLTSNDLAIALKNKTLYLILFIPLFVFFTLQLVDQTDAGFQKIKIGLIEKETDSSAIIKSIQSADQTFEIFRFADEAEGKGWLKEKKGDGLLIPSEKEPPRLELIVLTKASFQTLAIVESVSALQNAVEGNREHWISEIRPLQESAVQKQTLSTWVLMLVLLVGFIILPAQVAEEKEKKLLLGLLQTPVRETEWLAAKLFLGMILICTGVLFLHLLGRFGFDLGGGFSYAAFLIAGSFCFSAFGIFVGFLCRNQASARTLGVLVYLPHLLPSALSDFSQKLTAVAPLLPSYWFYEPIRSILLEGNRFSNFAPEWAYLFLVGLAASFFSYSLMKKRWLM